The following proteins come from a genomic window of Streptomyces liliiviolaceus:
- a CDS encoding threonine aldolase family protein: MSNSTTGAPATAARTFSSDNAAGASPEIVEAVVRAAAGPASPYGSDGITAGVRGKLSEIFERDVDILIVSTGSAANALSLAALTPPWGSVLCHRDSHINNDECGAPEFYTAGAKLVPLGGDDAKIDADELRAAVRNKAGDVHSVEPSVVSLTQSTETGSVYSLDELRTLGSITEEPGLRLHMDGARFAGAVAALGATPAELTWRAGVDLLSFGATKNGTMTAEAIVVFDRSLTAELSFRAKRAGQLASKMRFHAAQLDAYLTDDLWLRNATHANAMAARLQDGVKAIPEVDLLGAAEANILFCRLPQQVIEGLLADGYAFYHDRWAPGVVRFVTSFATTPQSIDDLLRSIRRYAA, encoded by the coding sequence ATGAGCAACAGCACGACCGGCGCCCCCGCCACCGCCGCCCGTACCTTCAGCAGCGACAACGCGGCCGGCGCCTCCCCGGAGATAGTCGAGGCGGTGGTCCGGGCCGCCGCGGGCCCGGCCTCGCCGTACGGCTCCGACGGCATCACGGCCGGTGTCCGCGGCAAGCTGTCCGAGATCTTCGAACGCGACGTCGACATCCTGATCGTCTCCACCGGCTCCGCCGCGAACGCCCTGAGCCTGGCCGCGCTCACCCCGCCCTGGGGCAGCGTCCTGTGCCACCGCGACAGCCACATCAACAACGACGAGTGCGGGGCACCGGAGTTCTACACCGCGGGCGCGAAGCTCGTACCCCTCGGCGGCGACGACGCGAAGATCGACGCGGACGAACTCCGCGCGGCCGTCCGCAACAAGGCCGGCGACGTGCACAGCGTGGAACCCTCCGTGGTGAGCCTCACGCAGTCCACCGAGACCGGCTCCGTCTACTCCCTCGACGAGCTGCGCACCCTCGGCTCGATCACCGAGGAGCCGGGCCTGCGGCTGCACATGGACGGCGCCCGCTTCGCCGGAGCCGTCGCGGCCCTCGGTGCCACCCCGGCCGAGCTGACCTGGCGGGCCGGTGTCGACCTGCTGTCCTTCGGAGCCACCAAGAACGGCACGATGACCGCCGAGGCGATCGTCGTCTTCGACCGCTCCCTCACCGCCGAACTGAGCTTCCGCGCCAAGCGGGCCGGACAGCTCGCCTCCAAGATGCGCTTCCACGCCGCCCAGCTCGACGCGTACCTGACGGACGACCTGTGGCTGCGCAACGCGACCCACGCCAACGCCATGGCCGCCCGCCTCCAGGACGGCGTCAAGGCCATACCTGAGGTGGACCTCCTCGGCGCCGCCGAGGCCAACATCCTCTTCTGCCGACTGCCCCAACAGGTCATCGAGGGACTGCTGGCCGACGGCTACGCCTTCTACCACGACCGCTGGGCGCCCGGCGTCGTCCGCTTCGTCACCTCCTTCGCGACGACCCCGCAGAGCATCGACGACCTCCTCAGGAGCATCCGCCGGTACGCCGCCTGA
- a CDS encoding TetR/AcrR family transcriptional regulator, with amino-acid sequence MPRNSPSLDRATPDRIAEAALRLVDESGPEALTFRALAARLGISLASLQRRCTDLAGLLDLCTDHLAARLPEIEPGTGWAEATETRFTALYRLLSAHPGLATLRGARPWLGPHLLARLVEPQLADSLAAGMTHQEAITVYRRIYLLTLGSASFVDHRDPGATQALTRTALASLDPADYPALTGDVAAILPVLTDHEVYYGALRQLVTAADPARPAHPSTPLDGKSGPTA; translated from the coding sequence ATGCCACGGAACTCCCCGTCCCTGGACCGCGCCACCCCTGACCGGATCGCCGAGGCCGCCCTGCGCCTGGTCGACGAGTCGGGCCCCGAAGCGCTGACCTTTCGCGCGCTGGCCGCCCGGCTGGGCATCTCCCTCGCCTCCCTCCAGCGCCGCTGCACCGACCTGGCCGGCCTGCTGGACCTGTGCACCGACCACCTGGCCGCCCGGCTGCCCGAGATCGAGCCGGGCACCGGCTGGGCCGAGGCCACCGAGACGCGGTTCACCGCGCTGTACCGCCTGCTGTCGGCGCACCCGGGTCTGGCCACGCTGCGGGGCGCCCGCCCCTGGCTCGGCCCGCACCTGCTGGCCCGGCTCGTCGAGCCGCAGCTCGCCGACAGCCTCGCGGCCGGGATGACCCACCAGGAGGCGATCACCGTCTACCGGCGGATCTACCTGCTCACCCTCGGCAGCGCGAGTTTCGTGGACCACCGCGATCCCGGAGCCACCCAGGCGCTCACCCGCACCGCCCTGGCCTCCCTCGACCCGGCGGACTACCCGGCCCTGACCGGCGACGTGGCGGCGATCCTGCCCGTCCTGACCGACCACGAGGTCTATTACGGGGCCCTGCGCCAGCTCGTCACCGCCGCCGACCCGGCGCGTCCGGCCCACCCCAGCACCCCACTCGACGGAAAGTCAGGACCCACGGCATGA